A window of the Trichoderma asperellum chromosome 6, complete sequence genome harbors these coding sequences:
- the ARG6_3 gene encoding Protein arg-6, mitochondrial, with protein sequence MISAASVALRAGARRGIPRAAAVASALNASRRGISATRSLALPAKDRTREIVAQTVSSIGSKREGQQYLKLFTSVSSQKFAVIKVGGAILTEYLEELSRSLLFLTELGLYPVIVHGAGPQLNRLLEEAGVEPQFEEGIRVTDAKTLGVARKLFLEENLRLVNRLDELGIATRSLSGAFMADYLDKEKWQYVGKITKVNKEAIEKSIEAGYIPVLTSMAESEDGQLLNVNADVAAAELARSLEPLKVVYLSEKGGLFNGDGEKISHINLDEEFDHLMAQPWCRYGTRLKIKQIKELLDTLPRTSSVAIIHPSDLQKELFTDSGAGTLIRRGDKVQKVTSVSEFEDLDKIKASLIRERGGLDAEATVDRFIDFLRENPFTAYFDDATQCVAIVMPAGKDRPMATLATLAITKSGWLTNVAENVFAAIKKDHPSLAWTVNENDENLTWFFEKADGSFNRNGSVLFYYGCDLRSDALAPVYDDFVSHGRAMLGDSNLEARLRRAAQAASEALKGSQA encoded by the exons ATGATTTCTGCAGCCTCTGTGGCCCTGCGGGCCGGTGCTCGACGAGGTATTCCCAGAGCTGCGGCTGTTGCTTCTGCTCTCAACGCCAGTCGCAGGGGTATCTCAGCGACGAGGTCTCTAGCTCTTCCCGCGAAGGACCGAACTCGGGAGATTGTCGCCCAGACCGTGAGCAGCATCGGCAGCAAGCGCGAGGGACAGCAGTATCTCAAGCTCTTCACCTCTGTCTCGTCCCAGAAATTCGCCGTCATCAAGGTCGGAGGCGCTATTTT AACCGAGTATCTTGAGGAATTGTCTCGaagtcttcttttcttaacAGAGCTGGGTCTCTACCCGGTCATTGTGCATGGTGCTGGCCCTCAGCTCAACCGCCTCCTCGAGGAAGCCGGCGTTGAGCCTCAGTTCGAAGAGGGTATCCGCGTTACCGATGCCAAGACACTGGGTGTGGCCCGCAAGCTCTTCCTTGAAGAGAATCTCCGACTAGTGAACAGACTGGACGAGCTAGGTATTGCGACTAGGTCTCTCAGCGGTGCCTTCATGGCCGATTACCTGGATAAAGAGAAATGGCAGTATGTCGGAAAGATCACCAAAGTTAACAAGGAAGCAATTGAGAAGTCCATCGAGGCTGGATACATCCCTGTGCTTACTTCTATGGCTGAGTCTGAAGACGGCCAGCTTCTCAACGTTAACGCAGATGTAGCCGCAGCTGAGCTTGCTCGTTCACTGGAGCCTCTGAAGGTGGTGTATTTGTCCGAGAAGGGTGGTCTATTCAACGGCGACGGAGAGAAGATCTCGCACATTAACCTGGACGAGGAGTTTGATCACCTCATGGCACAGCCCTGGTGCCGTTACGGTACACGTCTTAAGATCAAGCAGATCAAGGAGCTTCTCGATACTCTTCCCAGGACATCTAGCGTTGCTATTATCCACCCTAGCGATCTTCAAAAGGAGCTTTTTACAGACTCTGGCGCCGGTACTCTGATCCGACGCGGAGACAAGGTCCAAAAGGTGACTTCTGTCTCAGAGTTTGAGGATTTGGATAAGATCAAGGCCAGCCTGATTCGAGAGCGTGGGGGTCTCGATGCCGAAGCAACTGTTGACCGGTTCATTGACTTCCTGAGGGAGAATCCTTTCACTGCCTATTTCGACGATGCGACGCAATGTGTTGCTATTGTTATGCCAGCTGGAAAGGACCGACCGATGGCTACCCTTGCTACTCTAGCCATCACCAAGTCTGGCTGGCTCACCAACGTTGCGGAGAACGTATTTGCCGCCATCAAGAAGGACCACCCTAGCCTTGCCTGGACTGTCAATGAGAATGACGAGAACTTGACCTGGTTCTTTGAGAAGGCCGATGGCAGCTTTAACCGCAACGGAAGCGTCCTGTTCTACTATGGCTGCGATCTTCGATCCGATGCTCTGGCTCCGGTATACGATGACTTTGTCTCTCACGGACGTGCTATGTTGGGTGATTCCAACCTCGAGGCTCGACTGCGACGTGCCGCCCAGGCCGCGAGCGAGGCTTTGAAGGGCTCTCAGGCCTAA
- the SYB1 gene encoding SNAP receptor, synaptobrevin (TransMembrane:1 (i88-109o)) — protein sequence MSEAPYDPYVPKGGADPQAGGQSRTQALQGEIDATVQVMRKNIENVAQRGDRLDVLQDKTDNLAESAQGFRRGANRVRKQMWWKDMKMRVCIVVGIVLLLVVIIVPSVVATHH from the exons ATGTCCGAAGCTCCATATGATCCCTACGTTCCCAAGGGCGGTGCCGACCCGCAAGCTGGTGGCCAGTCGCGCACGCAGGCGCTCCAAGGT GAAATCGACGCCACGGTCCAAGTGATGCGAAAGAATATCGAGAATGTGGCTCAGCGAGGTGACCGCCTGGATGTTCTGCAAGATAAGACGGATAACCTGGCAGAATCTGCGCAAGGTTTCCGTCGCGGCGCCAACAGAGTCCGCAAGCAGATGTGGTGGAAGGACATGAAGATGCGAGTCTGTATCGTTGTCGGAATCGTTCTCCTCCTAGTTGTTATTATTGTTCCTTCTG TTGTTGCGACACACCACTGA
- a CDS encoding uncharacterized protein (TransMembrane:1 (i134-156o)): MLLRAVPSPPPFCFPHSVSVLEPAEAPTTAQGAATAPLQREETKGKNSDGLIGQHLVPVPRKQNNKKPPCGRCGPCDAPVAACFRIWPSWPPLAATRTARWLLSPGLSSLSPGTGLMGSRRSARTAGPQRGRRAVIAACGSALVFGPLGGILAASWRRRPRTSSPLR, encoded by the exons ATGCTGCTCCGCGCTGTCCCTAGTCCTCCGCCCTTTTGTTTCCCCCATTCAGTAT CGGTGTTGGAGCCGGCTGAAGCACCAACCACCGCACAGGGAGCAGCCACGGCGCCCCTTCAgcgagaagaaacaaaaggcaaaaacaGTGATGGGTTAATCGGTCAGCACCTTGTGCCCGTGCCGCGtaaacaaaacaacaaaaagccTCCCTGCGGCCGCTGCGGCCCTTGCGATGCTCCCGTTGCAGCCTGTTTCCGCATCTGGCCATCATGGCCTCCTCTGGCTGCCACCAGGACAGCGAGGTGGCTCCTGTCTCCCGGActcagcagcctctcccCCGGCACTGGGTTGATGGGCTCGCGCCGCTCTGCACGAACTGCCGGGCCTCAGCGGGGCCGTCGTGCTGTCATTGCTGCTTGCGGCTCTGCTCTCGTATTTGGGCCGTTGGGTGGCATCTTGGCCGCATCTTGGCGGCGCAGGCCTAGAACCAGCTCGCCATTGAGATAG
- a CDS encoding uncharacterized protein (TransMembrane:3 (n9-20c27/28o254-271i439-461o483-506i)~SECRETED:SignalP(1-27)~CAZy:GH76) has translation MENPSRVPLLVRVATALLLATSQLATAYDLNPDSRESITSISKQMAEDLVAFYKGNEPGQTPGLLPDPYYWWEAGAMMGTLIDYWYYTGDDAYNNITQQALLFQVGDTNDYMPRNQTRTEGNDDQGFWGLSVMSAAEYNFPNPPADKPQWLALAQAVFNTQASRWDTEYCQGGLRWQIFTWNNGFDYKNSISQACFFALGARLALYTGNQTYADWAEKTWNWMIGVKFINTTNWYVYDGADVETNCTVLTPYQFTYNAGGMILGAAAMYNYTESQVWKDRLDNLITGSKVFFTGPKSNIMAEVACESVGTCNVDEHSFKAYLSRWLANITKWAPHTYNTVMPYLRASSIAAAKQCVGGKNGRMCGLIWSNNSYDGTTGVGQQMAALEVTMANLIGNSSAPLTADRGGTSQGDPGGGGDDLGRDQPNGPDYAPINGGDRFGAAILTILVIASVIGTMGFLFLDETSGQGPVAQLKGCYFSAKGFYYSASAAITTFAAGGGIAAAAAAGRKRGEKEKGVVIKEKVVTKSRDSGSNGSLQGSSSNNTSTEAPLVINQSARHSRASQRRSSNMPIGWPQNPSLRNSVVVAESSSAGASTEGSSSNRRL, from the exons ATGGAAAATCCAAGCCGAGTGCCGCTGCTGGTCCGCGTGGCTACGGCATTGCTATTAGCAACCAGCCAGCTCGCCACGGCATATGACTTAAACCCAGATTCTCGCG AGTCTATAACGTCGATATCCAAACAAATGGCAGAGGATTtggtagctttttataaaggcAATGAGCCTGGCCAAACGCCCGGCCTTCTTCCCGATCCGTATTACT GGTGGGAGGCCGGTGCTATGATGGGTACTCTCATCGATTACTGGTATTATACTGGCGATGatgcttataataatatcacGCAGCAAGCTCTCCTTTTCCAAGTCGGGGATACCAACGACTATATGCCAAGAAATCAAACTCGGACAGAAGGTAATGATGACCAGGGCTTTTGGGGTCTTTCCGTCATGTCGGCTGCCGAATACAACTTTCCAAATCCCCCTGCTGACAAGCCACAATGGCTTGCTCTTGCTCAAGCTGTATTCAACACTCAGGCTTCTCGATGGGATACAGAGTACTGCCAAGGTGGTTTGCGGTGGCAAATTTTCACATGGAATAACGGATTCGACTACAAG AACTCAATTTCGCAGGCATGCTTCTTCGCCCTCGGTGCCAGATTGGCTCTGTATACCGGCAACCAGACCTACGCTGATTGGGCCGAGAAGACGTGGAATTGGATGATTGGCGTCAAGTTCATCAACACTACAAATTGGTACGTTTATGACGGCGCCGATGTCGAGACCAACTGTACCGTCCTCACGCCTTATCAATTCACCTACAATGCCGGAGGCATGATCCTCGGTGCAGCTGCCATGTATAATTATACAGAGTCGCAGGTCTGGAAGGATCGCCTAGACAATCTCATCACTGGCAGCAAGGTGTTCTTCACGGGCCCCAAAAGCAATATCATGGCAGAGGTTGCGTGTGAGTCGGTCGGTACTTGTAACGTTGATGAGCACTCATTCAAGGCATACTTGAGTCGCTGGCTGGCCAACATCACCAAATGGGCTCCTCACACTTATAATACAGTCATGCCATACCTCCGAGCATCCTCGATTGCTGCGGCGAAGCAATGCGTCGGCGGCAAGAATGGGCGTATGTGCGGCCTCATCTGGAGTAACAACTCTTACGATGGAACGACTGGTGTCGGTCAGCAAATGGCGGCTCTTGAAGTCACAATGGCCAACCTAATCGGCAATAGCAGTGCTCCCCTCACTGCCGACAGGGGAGGCACCAGCCAAGGAGACcctggtggtggcggcgatgactTGGGTCGGGACCAGCCAAATGGTCCAGACTATGCACCCATCAACGGAGGCGATAGGTTTGGGGCGGCCATTCTCACAATTCTTGTCATCGCTAGCGTGATAGGAACCATGGGTTTCCTTTTCCTGGACGAGACATCTGGTCAAGGGCCTGTAGCTCAGCTGAAAGGGTGTTATTTTTCTGCCAAAGGATTTTACTATTCTGCCTCAGCAGCCATCACCACTTTTGCCGCGGGTGGAGGTATAGCCGcggccgccgctgccggacGAAAAAGgggtgagaaagaaaaaggagtcGTTATCAAAGAAAAGGTAGTTACAAAGAGCAGAGATTCGGGAAGCAATGGTAGTCTGCAGGGCAGCAGCTCAAACAATACCTCGACGGAAGCACCCCTGGTTATTAACCAGTCGGCTCGGCATAGTAGGGCAAGTCAACGGCGATCTTCGAATATGCCGATAGGTTGGCCGCAGAACCCGTCCCTCCGGAACAGTGTTGTTGTGGCAGAGTCGTCATCCGCAGGAGCATCTACCGAAGGGAGCAGCAGTAACAGAAGATTATGA